The sequence TGCTTTGATATTTGCCGCATTGGTTTTCCAATTAAGACTCGGTCTTGTTCCTAGAACTGTCCCGCCATTGAATTGGCTACTCATGTTGTTTTTTGCCTCGGGAAGCCGGTTCATGGCGAGGTGGTGGTTTGGCGATTTATATGCCCGTCTTACGGCAAATACTGAAAAGGAAAATACCCGCAGAAAAAATGTCATCATTTACGGTGCAGGGAGCGCCGGCGCACAGTTGGCGGCAGCATTAATCAATGGCAGAGAATATAGGCCAGTTGCGTTTATTGATGACGACAGTAAATTGCATAAGCAAAAAATCAATGGAATAAGAATTTATCCTCTAAGTGCGCTGACCTACTTGATTGAGCGCCATAAAGCTGCCGATTTGTTATTGGCTATTCCTTCTGCGACCAGAGCCCGGAGAAGCGAAATAATCTCACGATTGGAACCTTATCCTGTTCACGTCAGAACAATGCCTGGCATGGCCGACATGGCGCAAGGCAAGGTTACATTTGATGAGCTGCAAGAAGTTGATGTTGCTGATTTGTTGGGCAGGGATGCTGTAACGCCGGATCCCCTACTGTTGACAGCTAATATTTCCGGCAAAGTGGTGATGGTAACCGGTGCCGGGGGCTCGATTGGATCTGAATTATGCCGGCAAATCTTTGCCCTCAAGCCGTCCGCACTTATCCTGTTTGAAATGAGCGAATTTTCGCTGTATGAACTTGAAAAGGAACTACTCAGCAGCTTAACTCGTTTGAATGCGCAGCTTCGCATTGTGCCGGTCTTAGGTTCGGTGCTTAATCAAAAGCGGGTGGAGAAAATTTGTACGGTATTCGGTGTTCAGACTATTTATCATGCGGCCGCCTACAAGCATGTGCCAATGGTGGAAAAGAACCCGGGCGAGGCGGTGTTAAATAATGTATTTGGTACGTTAAGCCTGGCTAAGGCCGCAATTCAGTCAAAAGTGGAGACATTTGTGCTCATCTCCACAGATAAGGCGGTAAGACCCACCAATACCATGGGGGCAACGAAGCGCTTTGCCGAGTTAATATTACAAGCGCTGAGCGTGGATAATGTTGAAAATCATAAAATACGTTTCACAATGGTCAGGTTTGGCAACGTATTGGGCTCTTCAGGGTCAGTTGTGCCTTTGTTCAGAGAACAGATAGCACGAGGAGGCCCCGTTACAGTTACTGATTCCAGAATAATCCGGTATTTCATGACGATTCCTGAAGCCTCTCAGCTGGTTATTCAGGCAGGGGCTTTGGGGCGGGGTGGCGATGTATTCGTGCTTGATATGGGCGAACCTGTCCGTATTCTGGATCTTGCCAGGCGGATGATCCATTTGAGTGGGCTTACAGAAAAAAACAATACCCAGCCATCAGGTGATATAGAGATTGTGTTTACCGGATTACGGCCCGGCGAGAAGTTGTATGAGGAGCTACTGATTGGCGAGAATGTTTCTGAGACAAGTCATCCCCGCATTATGCGTGCGCAGGAAGAGATTGTGCCGTGGAAAATGCTAAACCAAAAACTGCAGGAATTGGAGAAAGCGACTCTGGCAGATGATTACGAACAGGTTAGAAAGATCTTTAAGGATGTTGTGTCGGGTTTTGCGCCACAATGCACCATAGAGGATTGGATTTGGACTGAAACGACCGGCAAGCTGTCCGGGGTAAATCAGTTAAAGATCCGCAAACTAAATCAGATCAACTGAATATCAGGCCAAAAAAAACCTCCCAATGCTTTTTGCAGCAAGGGGAGGCGAAAGATCAAGCAGAGTTTATGAGGAGGAACTGCTTGCAGGTACTACACCAGAAGGTAAAAAACATCTCTTTGATTAAATATTCCCTATTTAGGGTTTTAATCCATACTATCAAGTTTTTAATTTAGGTCTTATAAATTTAACCTGGATAATACTGGGTAAATCAATAGTTTCTAGTTCGAAATGGCTGCTAAGAAAAAAAACGATCAATCAACACTTGCTGGCTACTATACAGACATATAATTTGCTTACAATAGTCCAAAAGATAAATGGATTGTTTCTTGTGATTAAATAAACCATAATGTCAATAAGTTTTTATGGTTTTTGTTAACTTGAAACGGTTTAAGCTTAAAGGTTTAAAATTTGTGTGCCGCTGAGAGGTTTAGTCTGAATTGCTAGCCGCAGAAATTAAACTTTGGCTGGACTGATCTTTAAATTTAGGAGTGGAATTTGGATAAGCTAACGAGCATGACTGTTTTCGTAAAAGTAGCAAAAGCAGGAAGTTTTGCGGGTGGTGCTCGGGATCTGGGAATTTCCAGAGCTATGGCGACAAAACATATTATGCAATTGGAAGGCCATTTAGGTACACGCTTATTCAATAGAACAACGCGCAGTCTAAGTTTGACTGAAGTAGGCGGTTCTTATTTGGAGCGTTGCCAGCAGGTGCTTGAGGAAGTCGAAGAAATGGAAGCTGCGGTGACACATTTGCAGACTGAGCCCCGAGGATTACTTAAAATAAGTGCGCCACAGGTCATTGGTGCAACTCAAATCGCACCGGCTATCGCTGAGTTTCTTAAATTGCATCCCGATTTATCGGTAGAAATGATTTTACAGGGGAATATAGGTGATCTGATTGATGAAGGCATCGATATGGCAATACATTTAGGTGGCGTGGAAGATACCAGCATGATTGCCAGGAAACTTGCCAGTTCGCCTTTGGTGATCTGTGGTTCACCGGCTTATTTTGAAAAACATGGAGAACCAAAATCACCGGAAGATTTGGCCGAGCATAGCTGCCTGATCAACTGGGCCATACCCCCAAGAGACCAATGGCGATTTAAAGGTGCTTATGGCGACTTTATGGTTAAGGTTTCCGGGCGAATCCAGTCAAACGTGGCAGACCCGATTCGGGTTGGGGCAATTCAAGGCCTTGGGTTGGTCATGCTGCCCAAATATATTGTTGGCCGAGATATTGAAAAAGGTAAATTAAAACCGGTCCTTGAAGAATATGGATTGGATCCCCTGGAAATTCATGTCATTTACCCCCATCGTAAATATTTGTCGGCAAAAGTGCGGCGATTTTTGGACTTTCTTCAAGATTGGCTACCTCATCGAATAGGTATTGAAGGCAATAGAACGTGGAGTCAGTAGCTGTCAAATGGGATCGTACCTATGCTGATAGTGATCCTGTCAATGCTCAACCCTGTGCAGTATTAGCCGAAAATAGTTATTTGTTACCCGGTGAAGGCTTGGCTTTGGATTTGGCGTGCGGACTGGGCGGAAATGCCTGTTTTCTGGCAGCGCAGGGACTGATTACAGAAGCGTGGGATTGCTCGGGTGTCGCACTGGCTAAATTAAAACAGTATGCCGGGTCAAAAAAGCTTAACGTTTCTGTGCGACAATGTTTTATCGGTGCAGAATGTTTTGTACCCTCCCGTTTTCATGTCATAGTAGTCTCAAGGTTTCTTGACCGGACTCTGTGTGATGCGATAATAGCGAGCTTAGTGCCGGGAGGTTTGCTCTTTTATCAAACATTTACTCTTACCAAGGTGAATGAGAAGGGTCCATCGAATCGAGATTTTCTGTTGGAAAATACAGAATTACTCAAGCTTTTTGCGCCGTTAGATGTGCTGTATTACCGGGATAATCAGCGTATTGGCGATACTTCACAAGGTCTTAGAAATGAAGCTCAATTTATAGGGCGGAAACAGCTTAAGTCTTTAGATTGAGGCAAAAAACTGTTTGAATAGTCAAGACCAATAAACAGGCATTAACACACAAAGGAATAGCTGAGCTAATGCCTTTAAAAAATCATATTTTAATCAACACAATACTAGAGTACATTTTAAGTGATCCAACAATTAAGAAATATTGCAATCATTGCTCACGTAGACCATGGCAAAACAACCCTGGTAGATAAGTTACTGCAACAATCGGGGACTTTCAAAGACCATGAAAAGATTTCTGAGCGGATGATGGACTCTAACGATCTTGAGAGAGAGCGCGGAATTACGATTCTGGCGAAAAATACCGCAATTGATTGGGAGGGATATCACATCAATATTGTGGACACCCCGGGCCATGCCGACTTTGGCGGTGAAGTTGAACGGGTACTCTCAATGGTAGACTCGGTCCTGCTTTTGGTCGATGCCGTGGATGGTCCTATGCCGCAAACGCGTTTTGTGACGCAAAAGGCATTTGCATTGGGATTGAAGCCTATCGTGGTAATCAATAAAATTGATCGCCCCGGCGCTCGTCCTGACTGGGTTGTTGATCAAACCTTTGATTTATTTGATCGTTTGGGTGCAACTGATGAACAATTGGATTTTCCTATTATCTATGCTTCAGCCTTGAACGGTTATGCAAGTTTGGAATCTACTGCTACCGAAGGTGATATGACGCCCTTATTCCAGACGATTGTTGATAAAGTCAGTCCGCCTAATGTTGATTTGGAAGGTCCTTTCCAAATGCAGGTTTCCAGTCTGGATTACAATTCCTATGTGGGCGTTATCGGCATTGGCCGGATTCAGCGTGGCGCTGTTAAGTCAAATATGTCACTGACATTGATCAATCGCGAAGGCGTGACGCGCAAAGGACGTATTTTGCAAATATTCGGGTTTCACGGTTTAGAACGAGTGGAAGTGCCTGAAGCAAGAGCTGGCGACATTATCGCGTTTACCGGAATTGACAAGCTGGAAATTTCGGAAACCTTGTGCCATCCTGATGCGGTAGAGGCTATGACGCCACTGTCTGTGGATGAGCCTACCGTGACCATGACGTTTCAAGTCAATAATTCACCGTTTGCCGGTAGAGAAGGTAAGTATGTCACCTCAAGGCAGATTCGCGAGCGCCTGGAAAAAGAACTGCAGCATAATGTGGCGCTGCGTGTAGAGGATACAGAGGATCCCGATAAATTCAAAGTATCCGGTCGCGGCGAATTGCATTTGTCCGTATTGATAGAAAATATGCGACGTGAGGGATTTGAGCTGGGAGTTTCCAGGCCGGAAGTCATCATCAAGGAGATCGATGGCGTAAAATGTGAGCCGTTTGAAATGGTGACCATTGAGGTGGAAGAAATTCATCAAGGCACCATTATGGAAAAAATGGGTGACCGCAAAGGCGATTTACAGAATATGGTGCCGGATGGTAAAGGCCGGGTCCGTTTGGAATATATTGTGCCTTCAAGAGGCTTGATCGGTTTTCAATCCGAATTTTTGACCGCAACGTCAGGATCAGGCCTTCTTTATCATGTGTTTGAAAATTATGGGCCGCTCAGACCGGGAACAGTGGGCAAACGTCAACGTGGCGTGCTAATCTCAATGCTGCAAGGAAAAGCCGTCTCGTTCGGTTTGTTTAACTTACAGGAACGTGGCGATTTATTCCTGGTACACGGTGATGAAGTTTACGAGGGAATGTTAGTGGGCATACATTCGCGAGCTAACGATTTGGTGGTCAATCCTACCAAGGCCAAGCAGTTGACGAATATGCGAGCATCCGGAAGCGACGAGGCGTTGACATTAAGCCCGATTCAAAAATTTACGCTAGAACAAGCTTTGGAATTTATCGATGAAGATGAGTTGGTGGAAGTAACACCCAAATCGATCAGGTTGCGCAAAAGGCTACTGACCGAAAATGATAGAAAGCGGGTATCACGTTCAGGCGTATAAAAATGCGGTCTGGTATTTTAAATTATTGGTAATTGTTTAGCGTGGTTTGGGTTGCGTTCATTTCGCAACTCAACTTTTGAGACCATGGTTTTGAAATGTTGGGTTGGCTGTCGCCAATCGTAACCTACGCTGAATAATTTCAAAAACTAAATACAAATAATGATAAGAGTTGTACAGCAGAGAATTGAAAAAGTTTGTTGTGCATACTCTCAACATAATAGACAGCATCTAGAAACTTTCATAGTAGAATGTTTGGATTAACCTTTAGTCTATAGTTGTTATGGAATCACGCACCGCGGAAATCGAGCGCAACACGCTTGAAACGCAAATAAAAGTTAAGATTAATTTAGATGGAACAGGAAATTCATCCTTTTCAACGGGTATTCCTTTTCTAGAACACATGCTGGATCAGATTGCCAGACATGGCCTGATTGATATGACCATTGAAGCAAAAGGCGATTTGCATATTGACGATCATCATACTGTCGAAGATATCGGCATCACGCTGGGCCAGGCTTTTGCTGCCGCGCTGAGTGACAAAAAAGGCATTTATCGCTATGGACATGCTTATGTTCCTCTGGATGAAGCATTATCCCGGGTTGTGATCGATTTTTCAGGCCGCCCCGGCCTCGTTTATGATGTCAAATTTCCCAGAGCCAGCGTTAGCCGTTTTGATGTTGATCTTTTCCGGGAATTCTTTCAGGGATTTGTTAATCATGCGGGTGTTACCTTGCATATCGATAATTTGAAAGGGGTCAATGCACACCATGTTGCTGAGACCATATTCAAAGCAATGGGACGCGCCGTCCGTATGGCCGTAGATTTAGATCCACGTATGGCGGGCATTATGCCTTCTACCAAAGGCGTTCTTTAATTTCACACTATTATGTCTTCAGTCGCTGTCATTGATTATGGAATGGGTAATTTGCATTCCATCGCTAAAGCTCTGCAACATGCAGATTCCCAAATTGATATCAGTATCACGAATAATCATCAGACCATTCTTGATGCGGATCGCATTGTCTTTCCCGGTGTGGGTGCAATCGGCGATTGCATTCATGCATTACAGGAAAACGGTCTTACCGAGATCATAAAAACAGTTGCAGGCGATAAACCTTTTCTGGGAATTTGTCTCGGCATGCAGGCATTGCTGACCGATAGTGAGGAAAGCAGCGGTGATTCGGATCAAAACTGCGAACTCAAGACGCAAGGTTTAAATTTGATTGCCGGACATGTCGTCCGTTTTCCTGAGCACTTAAAAGACCAGGATGGAAACACATTAAAAGTGCCGCATATGGGCTGGAATCAAGTCCATTTTAATGTCCATCCATTATGGGAAAACATCAGTCAGGCGAGTCGTTTTTATTTTGTCCATAGCTATTTTACGGTCCCTGATGATAAATCAGTGATCTCGGCCACGGCCGATTACCCAGAGGCGTTTGCCTGTGCTTTAGCGCGCGAAAATATATTCGCGGTTCAATTTCATCCCGAAAAAAGCCAGACGGCAGGTCTTCAGCTTCTGCGCAATTTTTTACATTGGGATGGGCGTGTTTAACCTAAGTTTTGTCCGGTCACCTTTCCGGCATTCAGTAAGATCTTTAGGAAGCTATTATTATGTTGCTGATACCTGCAATTGACTTAAAAGAAGGAAAATGCGTACGCTTGCGGCAGGGCAGGATGGACGAAGATACGGTTTTTTCAGATGATCCGGTAGCTGTTGCCGGTAAATGGGTGGAAGCCGGAGCCAAGCGGATTCATTTGGTTGATTTGGACGGCGCATTTGCCGGAAAACCAAAAAATGCGGCTGTCATCCATCGTATAGTCCAGGCTTATCCGGAACTTCCTATTCAAATCGGGGGCGGTATCCGCGATGAGGATACGATTCAAAGCTATCTCGATGCAGGTGTTCAATACGTGATTATAGGAACTAAAGCGGTCAGCGCGCCGCATTTTGTAAAAGATGTTGCGATTGAGTTTCCCGGTCATATTATTGTCGGTCTGGATGCAAAAGAAGGAAAAGTGGCGATTGATGGTTGGTCCAAATTATCGCATCATGATGTGATTGATTTGGCTCAAAAATTTGAGGCAGACGGTGTCGAGGCCATTGTCTACACCGATATTACAAGGGACGGCATGATGAACGGTGTCAATGTAGAAGCCACCGCAAAATTAGCCAGGTCAATCAACATTCCAGTTATTGCTTCAGGCGGTATCACGGATATCAGGGACATTCAAGAGCTGGGCAAATATGTCAGTGATGGAATCATGGGTGCCATAACCGGCCGGGCAATATATGAAGGAACTCTTGATTTTGCCTCCGCTGCACTGTTAGCCGAGACATTCGATTAGTTATGGGCTTAGCAAAACGCGTCATACCTTGTCTGGATGTTGATAATGGCCGAGTGGTCAAAGGTGTAAAGTTTGTCGATATCAGAGATGCCGGTGATCCTGTTGAAATTGCGAGACGTTATGACCGTGAGGGCGCAGACGAACTGACCTTTCTCGATATAACGGCCACTCACGATAACAGGGAAACGATTGTTCATGTCGTCGAACAAGTAGCCAGTGAAGTATTTATTCCTTTGACCGTGGGTGGGGGCATAAGAACCCTGGACGATATCCGGCGCATGTTGAATGCAGGTGCTGATAAGGTTGGTATTAACAGTGCAGCGGTATTCAATCCGGATTTCGTCAGGCAGGCTGCGCAACGATTCGGATCACAATGCATTGTTGTTGCAATAGATGCGAAAAAAGTCAGTGGTCTACACGAAGCCAACCGGTGGGAGATTTTTACTCATGGAGGCCGAAAAGGAACCGGTATCGATGCGGTTGAATGGGCAAAGAAAATGGTTGATTATGGCGCGGGTGAAATTTTATTGACCAGTATGGACAGAGATGGCACGCGTGAGGGATTTGATCTGATCTTGACTCGTGCTATCAGTGAAGCGGTTTCTGTTCCGGTCATCGCTTCAGGCGGAGTGGGTAATCTGGAGCATCTTGCTGAAGGCATTATGGAAGGTAAAGCCGATGCGGTTTTGGCAGCCAGTATTTTTCATTTTGCTGAACACAGTGTGCTTGAAGCCAAGCAACATATGGCATCACGCGGCATTGAGGTGCGTTTATAGTGACAGGCGATTGGTTGGATGAAATACGCTGGACCAGCGAAGGTCTGATACCGGTCATCGCCCAGCAGGCCGATACCGGAAAAGTGTTAATGTTTGCCTGGATGAATCGTGAGTCGCTGGCATTGACGGTCGAGGAAGGCTATGCGGTCTATTGGTCCCGGTCAAGAAACCGGCTTTGGCGCAAAGGCGAAGAATCCGGGCACAGACAGAAAGTCATTTCACTTTACCTGGACTGTGATGAAGATGTTATTTTATTAGCCGTTGATCAGCACGACGGTATCGCCTGTCATACCGGGCGGCACAGCTGTTTTTACAGAAAACTGGTCGATGGTCAATGGCAGGCTGTTGATCCGGTACTAAAAGACCCTAAAGCGATATACAATCATGAATGATGTTTTGCAACAATTAGCCGATATACTGGAACAGCGCAAACAGGCGACGGAAGAAAAATCTTATGTTGCCAGCCTCTATGCAAAAGGTTTGGACAGTATTTTAAAAAAAATTGGTGAAGAGGCTACAGAAACGGTTATTGCCGCTAAAAACGGTGATAAAGAGCAAATTATTTATGAAACAGCAGACTTGTGGTTCCATTGCATGGTGTTGCTGGCTCAACAAGGTCTGGGGCCGGAGCAGGTCCTGCAAGAATTACAGCGGCGCTTTGGTTTATCCGGATTAGAGGAAAAAGCAAAACGCAAAAAAAATTAACATCATTTCGGCATAAGCCAATTCGGAGTCAAAATGGGCATCAGTGTTACTCAATTACTCATAGTTTTAGTTATCGTCATTGTGTTGTTCGGCACAAAAAGACTGCGCAATATCGGTTCAGATCTGGGCGGCGCCATCAAGGGTTTTCGTTCAGCCATGAAAGATGGAGAGGCTGGAAAAAACCTGCCGGATAAAGATGACGAAGACGATATCGTCAGTCATGTCGAATCAAAAGATGACAA comes from Methylicorpusculum oleiharenae and encodes:
- the hisH gene encoding imidazole glycerol phosphate synthase subunit HisH, whose product is MSSVAVIDYGMGNLHSIAKALQHADSQIDISITNNHQTILDADRIVFPGVGAIGDCIHALQENGLTEIIKTVAGDKPFLGICLGMQALLTDSEESSGDSDQNCELKTQGLNLIAGHVVRFPEHLKDQDGNTLKVPHMGWNQVHFNVHPLWENISQASRFYFVHSYFTVPDDKSVISATADYPEAFACALARENIFAVQFHPEKSQTAGLQLLRNFLHWDGRV
- the hisB gene encoding imidazoleglycerol-phosphate dehydratase HisB, with product MESRTAEIERNTLETQIKVKINLDGTGNSSFSTGIPFLEHMLDQIARHGLIDMTIEAKGDLHIDDHHTVEDIGITLGQAFAAALSDKKGIYRYGHAYVPLDEALSRVVIDFSGRPGLVYDVKFPRASVSRFDVDLFREFFQGFVNHAGVTLHIDNLKGVNAHHVAETIFKAMGRAVRMAVDLDPRMAGIMPSTKGVL
- the hisA gene encoding 1-(5-phosphoribosyl)-5-[(5-phosphoribosylamino)methylideneamino]imidazole-4-carboxamide isomerase, whose amino-acid sequence is MLLIPAIDLKEGKCVRLRQGRMDEDTVFSDDPVAVAGKWVEAGAKRIHLVDLDGAFAGKPKNAAVIHRIVQAYPELPIQIGGGIRDEDTIQSYLDAGVQYVIIGTKAVSAPHFVKDVAIEFPGHIIVGLDAKEGKVAIDGWSKLSHHDVIDLAQKFEADGVEAIVYTDITRDGMMNGVNVEATAKLARSINIPVIASGGITDIRDIQELGKYVSDGIMGAITGRAIYEGTLDFASAALLAETFD
- the hisI gene encoding phosphoribosyl-AMP cyclohydrolase, with the protein product MTGDWLDEIRWTSEGLIPVIAQQADTGKVLMFAWMNRESLALTVEEGYAVYWSRSRNRLWRKGEESGHRQKVISLYLDCDEDVILLAVDQHDGIACHTGRHSCFYRKLVDGQWQAVDPVLKDPKAIYNHE
- the tatA gene encoding Sec-independent protein translocase subunit TatA; its protein translation is MGISVTQLLIVLVIVIVLFGTKRLRNIGSDLGGAIKGFRSAMKDGEAGKNLPDKDDEDDIVSHVESKDDKKV
- the typA gene encoding translational GTPase TypA encodes the protein MIQQLRNIAIIAHVDHGKTTLVDKLLQQSGTFKDHEKISERMMDSNDLERERGITILAKNTAIDWEGYHINIVDTPGHADFGGEVERVLSMVDSVLLLVDAVDGPMPQTRFVTQKAFALGLKPIVVINKIDRPGARPDWVVDQTFDLFDRLGATDEQLDFPIIYASALNGYASLESTATEGDMTPLFQTIVDKVSPPNVDLEGPFQMQVSSLDYNSYVGVIGIGRIQRGAVKSNMSLTLINREGVTRKGRILQIFGFHGLERVEVPEARAGDIIAFTGIDKLEISETLCHPDAVEAMTPLSVDEPTVTMTFQVNNSPFAGREGKYVTSRQIRERLEKELQHNVALRVEDTEDPDKFKVSGRGELHLSVLIENMRREGFELGVSRPEVIIKEIDGVKCEPFEMVTIEVEEIHQGTIMEKMGDRKGDLQNMVPDGKGRVRLEYIVPSRGLIGFQSEFLTATSGSGLLYHVFENYGPLRPGTVGKRQRGVLISMLQGKAVSFGLFNLQERGDLFLVHGDEVYEGMLVGIHSRANDLVVNPTKAKQLTNMRASGSDEALTLSPIQKFTLEQALEFIDEDELVEVTPKSIRLRKRLLTENDRKRVSRSGV
- a CDS encoding phosphoribosyl-ATP diphosphatase encodes the protein MNDVLQQLADILEQRKQATEEKSYVASLYAKGLDSILKKIGEEATETVIAAKNGDKEQIIYETADLWFHCMVLLAQQGLGPEQVLQELQRRFGLSGLEEKAKRKKN
- a CDS encoding class I SAM-dependent methyltransferase; this encodes MESVAVKWDRTYADSDPVNAQPCAVLAENSYLLPGEGLALDLACGLGGNACFLAAQGLITEAWDCSGVALAKLKQYAGSKKLNVSVRQCFIGAECFVPSRFHVIVVSRFLDRTLCDAIIASLVPGGLLFYQTFTLTKVNEKGPSNRDFLLENTELLKLFAPLDVLYYRDNQRIGDTSQGLRNEAQFIGRKQLKSLD
- the hisF gene encoding imidazole glycerol phosphate synthase subunit HisF; its protein translation is MGLAKRVIPCLDVDNGRVVKGVKFVDIRDAGDPVEIARRYDREGADELTFLDITATHDNRETIVHVVEQVASEVFIPLTVGGGIRTLDDIRRMLNAGADKVGINSAAVFNPDFVRQAAQRFGSQCIVVAIDAKKVSGLHEANRWEIFTHGGRKGTGIDAVEWAKKMVDYGAGEILLTSMDRDGTREGFDLILTRAISEAVSVPVIASGGVGNLEHLAEGIMEGKADAVLAASIFHFAEHSVLEAKQHMASRGIEVRL
- a CDS encoding LysR family transcriptional regulator, whose protein sequence is MDKLTSMTVFVKVAKAGSFAGGARDLGISRAMATKHIMQLEGHLGTRLFNRTTRSLSLTEVGGSYLERCQQVLEEVEEMEAAVTHLQTEPRGLLKISAPQVIGATQIAPAIAEFLKLHPDLSVEMILQGNIGDLIDEGIDMAIHLGGVEDTSMIARKLASSPLVICGSPAYFEKHGEPKSPEDLAEHSCLINWAIPPRDQWRFKGAYGDFMVKVSGRIQSNVADPIRVGAIQGLGLVMLPKYIVGRDIEKGKLKPVLEEYGLDPLEIHVIYPHRKYLSAKVRRFLDFLQDWLPHRIGIEGNRTWSQ
- a CDS encoding polysaccharide biosynthesis protein; this translates as MERLAYWFLMLSRPKKAVITMSADVFFSVFALWLAFSLRLGVFYVPTDHIWILFVLAPCTVIPIFIRMGLYRAIIRYIGVRALATITQAVTLYALIFAALVFQLRLGLVPRTVPPLNWLLMLFFASGSRFMARWWFGDLYARLTANTEKENTRRKNVIIYGAGSAGAQLAAALINGREYRPVAFIDDDSKLHKQKINGIRIYPLSALTYLIERHKAADLLLAIPSATRARRSEIISRLEPYPVHVRTMPGMADMAQGKVTFDELQEVDVADLLGRDAVTPDPLLLTANISGKVVMVTGAGGSIGSELCRQIFALKPSALILFEMSEFSLYELEKELLSSLTRLNAQLRIVPVLGSVLNQKRVEKICTVFGVQTIYHAAAYKHVPMVEKNPGEAVLNNVFGTLSLAKAAIQSKVETFVLISTDKAVRPTNTMGATKRFAELILQALSVDNVENHKIRFTMVRFGNVLGSSGSVVPLFREQIARGGPVTVTDSRIIRYFMTIPEASQLVIQAGALGRGGDVFVLDMGEPVRILDLARRMIHLSGLTEKNNTQPSGDIEIVFTGLRPGEKLYEELLIGENVSETSHPRIMRAQEEIVPWKMLNQKLQELEKATLADDYEQVRKIFKDVVSGFAPQCTIEDWIWTETTGKLSGVNQLKIRKLNQIN